The Archocentrus centrarchus isolate MPI-CPG fArcCen1 chromosome 7, fArcCen1, whole genome shotgun sequence genome window below encodes:
- the LOC115783330 gene encoding forkhead box protein P1-B-like isoform X1, with translation MHESRSEPTIHTIQTNQTENGNHTENECRLRSSQTPPPEAPRCRDKHFNGDYQVPVSLSMMTPPAEAPKQLQQTSQQQVLSPQQLQALLQQQKALMLHQQQIQEVFKNQQEQLNIQLLQQKNAGIVSQELTAQQIAIQQQLLQVQQQHLLNLQRQGLLSVLPTSPTTAPSCENGSILSAGGDTRESSSQQSTTNGHQTLLKKKDSGSLDEFTQNSHPLYGNGMCKWPGCETVFGDFQAFLKHLNSEHTLDDKSTAQCRVQMQVVQQLELQLKKDKERLQAMMAHLKSSEPKTAAQPGNLVSNASFSQSTLPKGPPPMSISQSATAPSTPLTPLSESPSVLTPNGMFTGTPVRRRYSRSVSQDIIDNKEFYLSTEVRPPFTYASLIRQAIFESPRNQLTLNEIYNWFTRNFAYFRRNAATWKNAVRHNLSLHKCFVRLENVKGAVWTVDEIEFHRRRPQKAAGNGSLLKNSQSRASLAGSALSCLGPDGNNSLYSPASMGSIPFHSLPHVLQEQMNGALANGSGYQSDSSATQSPPQAFIKEEQEDEEISENYPYESPESTDEHGHSPEMNRDEDNGSPERPSLHLDRVPSL, from the exons ATGCATGAGTCTCGGTCAGAACCAACAATCCACACCATTCAAACAAATCAGACAGAGAACGGGAATCATACTGAGAATGAATGTCGACTGAGGAGTAGCCAAACTCCTCCTCCAGAGGCACCCAGG TGCCGAGATAAACATTTCAATGGAGACTATCAG GTTCCAGTGTCATTGTCCATGATGACCCCACCAGCAGAAGCTCctaagcagctgcagcagacatCACAACAGCAAGTCCTCAGTCCCCAACAGCTTCAAGCCTtgcttcagcagcagaaagcacTCATGTTACACCAG CAACAAATTCAAGAGGTATTCAAGAATCAGCAAGAGCAGCTTAAtatacagctgctgcagcagaagaATGCTGGGATTGTTAGTCAAGAG CTCACTGCCCAGCAGATTGCcatccagcagcagcttcttcaggtgcagcagcagcacctccTCAACCTGCAGAGGCAAGGTCTGCTGTCTGTGCTTCCTACCAGCCCCACTACAGCCCCAA GCTGTGAGAATGGTAGTATTTTGTCAGCTGGTGGAGACACCAGAGAGTCTTCCAGTCAACAATCTACCACCAATGGTCATCAAACTCTTCTGAAGAAGAAAGACAG TGGCTCACTGGATGAATTTACACAGAATAGCCATCCTCTATATGGAAATGGGATGTGTAAATGGCCTGGCTGTGAGACAGTCTTTGGAGACTTTCAGGCATTTCTCAA ACATTTGAACAGTGAACACACCCTGGATGACAAGAGTACAGCACAATGTCGTGTGCAGATGCAAGTGGTTCAGCAGCTCGAGCTGCAG CTGAAGAAGGACAAAGAGCGACTGCAAGCTATGATGGCTCATCTGAAGTCTTCTGAACCCAAAACTGCAGCACAGCCT ggGAATTTGGTGTCTAATGCATCTTTCTCCCAGTCAACATTGCCCAAAGGCCCTCCTCCTATGAGCATTTCTCAGAGTGCCACAGCACCATCCACACCCTTGACACCACTCTCTGAATCCCCCTCAGTCCTCACTCCCAATGGCATGTTCACTGGAACCCCCGTACGGAGGCGATACAGCCGCTCTGTAAGCCAAG ATATAATTGATAATAAGGAGTTCTACTTGAGCACAGAAGTTAGACCTCCATTTACGTATGCCTCTCTCATAAGACAG GCTATATTTGAATCACCTCGCAATCAGCTGACATTAAATGAAATCTACAACTGGTTCACAAGAAACTTTGCATATTTCAGGCGTAATGCAGCTACTTGGAAG AATGCAGTCAGACATAATCTCAGTCTCCATAAATGCTTTGTACGTTTGGAGAACGTGAAGGGAGCTGTGTGGACAGTAGATGAGATCGAGTTTCACAGGAGGCGGCCCCAGAAAGCTGCTGGTAATGG aTCTCTGCTGAAGAACTCCCAGAGTCGTGCAAGCTTAGCTGGCTCTGCTCTCTCG TGTCTTGGTCCAGACGGTAACAACTCTCTATACAGCCCAGCTTCTATGGGCAGCATCCCGTTTCACTCCTTGCCTCATGTTCTCCAAGAGCAGATGAACGGAGCCCTCGCTAATGGATCTGGATACCAAAGTGACAGCAGTGCGACACAGTCGCCCCCGCAGGCTTT CATTAAAGAAGagcaggaggatgaggagataAGTGAAAATTATCCATATGAATCTCCGGAGAGCACAGACGAGCATGGCCACAGCCCAGAGATGAACAGAGATGAAGACAACGGTAGCCCGGAGAGGCCCAGTCTTCATCTTGACCGTGTGCCTTCACTCTGA
- the LOC115783330 gene encoding forkhead box protein P1-B-like isoform X2, which translates to MHESRSEPTIHTIQTNQTENGNHTENECRLRSSQTPPPEAPRVPVSLSMMTPPAEAPKQLQQTSQQQVLSPQQLQALLQQQKALMLHQQQIQEVFKNQQEQLNIQLLQQKNAGIVSQELTAQQIAIQQQLLQVQQQHLLNLQRQGLLSVLPTSPTTAPSCENGSILSAGGDTRESSSQQSTTNGHQTLLKKKDSGSLDEFTQNSHPLYGNGMCKWPGCETVFGDFQAFLKHLNSEHTLDDKSTAQCRVQMQVVQQLELQLKKDKERLQAMMAHLKSSEPKTAAQPGNLVSNASFSQSTLPKGPPPMSISQSATAPSTPLTPLSESPSVLTPNGMFTGTPVRRRYSRSVSQDIIDNKEFYLSTEVRPPFTYASLIRQAIFESPRNQLTLNEIYNWFTRNFAYFRRNAATWKNAVRHNLSLHKCFVRLENVKGAVWTVDEIEFHRRRPQKAAGNGSLLKNSQSRASLAGSALSCLGPDGNNSLYSPASMGSIPFHSLPHVLQEQMNGALANGSGYQSDSSATQSPPQAFIKEEQEDEEISENYPYESPESTDEHGHSPEMNRDEDNGSPERPSLHLDRVPSL; encoded by the exons ATGCATGAGTCTCGGTCAGAACCAACAATCCACACCATTCAAACAAATCAGACAGAGAACGGGAATCATACTGAGAATGAATGTCGACTGAGGAGTAGCCAAACTCCTCCTCCAGAGGCACCCAGG GTTCCAGTGTCATTGTCCATGATGACCCCACCAGCAGAAGCTCctaagcagctgcagcagacatCACAACAGCAAGTCCTCAGTCCCCAACAGCTTCAAGCCTtgcttcagcagcagaaagcacTCATGTTACACCAG CAACAAATTCAAGAGGTATTCAAGAATCAGCAAGAGCAGCTTAAtatacagctgctgcagcagaagaATGCTGGGATTGTTAGTCAAGAG CTCACTGCCCAGCAGATTGCcatccagcagcagcttcttcaggtgcagcagcagcacctccTCAACCTGCAGAGGCAAGGTCTGCTGTCTGTGCTTCCTACCAGCCCCACTACAGCCCCAA GCTGTGAGAATGGTAGTATTTTGTCAGCTGGTGGAGACACCAGAGAGTCTTCCAGTCAACAATCTACCACCAATGGTCATCAAACTCTTCTGAAGAAGAAAGACAG TGGCTCACTGGATGAATTTACACAGAATAGCCATCCTCTATATGGAAATGGGATGTGTAAATGGCCTGGCTGTGAGACAGTCTTTGGAGACTTTCAGGCATTTCTCAA ACATTTGAACAGTGAACACACCCTGGATGACAAGAGTACAGCACAATGTCGTGTGCAGATGCAAGTGGTTCAGCAGCTCGAGCTGCAG CTGAAGAAGGACAAAGAGCGACTGCAAGCTATGATGGCTCATCTGAAGTCTTCTGAACCCAAAACTGCAGCACAGCCT ggGAATTTGGTGTCTAATGCATCTTTCTCCCAGTCAACATTGCCCAAAGGCCCTCCTCCTATGAGCATTTCTCAGAGTGCCACAGCACCATCCACACCCTTGACACCACTCTCTGAATCCCCCTCAGTCCTCACTCCCAATGGCATGTTCACTGGAACCCCCGTACGGAGGCGATACAGCCGCTCTGTAAGCCAAG ATATAATTGATAATAAGGAGTTCTACTTGAGCACAGAAGTTAGACCTCCATTTACGTATGCCTCTCTCATAAGACAG GCTATATTTGAATCACCTCGCAATCAGCTGACATTAAATGAAATCTACAACTGGTTCACAAGAAACTTTGCATATTTCAGGCGTAATGCAGCTACTTGGAAG AATGCAGTCAGACATAATCTCAGTCTCCATAAATGCTTTGTACGTTTGGAGAACGTGAAGGGAGCTGTGTGGACAGTAGATGAGATCGAGTTTCACAGGAGGCGGCCCCAGAAAGCTGCTGGTAATGG aTCTCTGCTGAAGAACTCCCAGAGTCGTGCAAGCTTAGCTGGCTCTGCTCTCTCG TGTCTTGGTCCAGACGGTAACAACTCTCTATACAGCCCAGCTTCTATGGGCAGCATCCCGTTTCACTCCTTGCCTCATGTTCTCCAAGAGCAGATGAACGGAGCCCTCGCTAATGGATCTGGATACCAAAGTGACAGCAGTGCGACACAGTCGCCCCCGCAGGCTTT CATTAAAGAAGagcaggaggatgaggagataAGTGAAAATTATCCATATGAATCTCCGGAGAGCACAGACGAGCATGGCCACAGCCCAGAGATGAACAGAGATGAAGACAACGGTAGCCCGGAGAGGCCCAGTCTTCATCTTGACCGTGTGCCTTCACTCTGA